The Hymenobacter sp. DG25A nucleotide sequence AAGCGGCCTTCGCCGTTGCGAGTAAGCTCCCGTACGGGCTGGTGCAGGAACAGGTGGCCAGCCAACTGGGAGGCCAAGGCGTCGGGGAGGGTGTGCAGGCCGTTGCGCAGTGAAATGGTGCGGCGGCGCTGGCCGGTGCCCGACTTGGCCAGGCCGCGCAGCACGGAGCCATACTGCTGCTCCAGCTCGGCCAGCCTGGGAAAGGTGGCCTGGAGGAGGAGCTGGTCCGGGTCGCCGGCATAGATGCCGGATACAAACGGATTAACGGCGTAATCAACAATTTCCTGGTTGAAGCGGCGGCGGAAAAAGGCGGCAATGGTTTCCTTGGGGTTTACGGGGCCGGCCGGCCGGAACAGCTCCTGCAGAATAGCCAGCCTGGCTTTCAGACTGAAAAACCCGGATAGCAGCAAACCCTGCGGTGAGCCGGGCAGCTTGCGGTAGCGCCCGCCGCGCAGCACGTAGCGGTTGGCGCTGGTGGCGGCCGGCTCCTGTATCTGAGCGGTAAGGTTCAGGTCCTGCAGCAGCTCCTCCAGCTCGGTGGAAAGCAGCAATGAGTTGGGCCCCAGCTCTACCAGATAAGGGCCTTCGCAGCGGGTGCGCATGGTCCCGCCCGGATCATCACCGGCCTCAAACAAATCAAACGAAATGCCTGCCCGGTGCAGGTAGTAGGCAGTGGTGAGGCCGGTGATACCGCCACCCAGAATGGCAATGCGCATATTCAGAAAAACAGACTCGGAAGGAAGCCGCAAATTACACCCATACCCCGCAGGAATCAGTAGTTTTGAACCGATGAATCAGATGAAAACTTCGCCTTCTACCCTTAACAAAGCCGTGTTCCTGGACCGCGACGGGGTACTGAATGAAGAAATAGGCCACTATGTGTGGCACCCCGAGGAATTTGTGGTGCTGGCAGGCGTGCCCGAGGCCCTGGCGCGGCTGAAAGCGGCGGGCTATTATCTGGTGGTGGTGACCAACCAGGCTGGCATTGCCAAAGGCCTATATACGGCCACCGATGTACACGCCTGCCATCAAAAGCTGCAGGATGCCTGCGGTAACCTGATAGACGCGTTTTACTTTGCCTCGGCGCACCCGTCGGTATCAGAGTCATTGATGCGCAAGCCGGATTCTCTGATGCTGGAAAAGGCTATGGCCCGGTTTAAGCTGGACCCGGATGAGTGCTGGATGGTGGGGGACAGGCTGCGCGACATGGAAGCCGGTGCCCGCGTAGGCGTGCAGGGTATTATGATTGGCAGCACTGAGCAGGTAGAATACACCCGCTCCGCCCCCAACCTGCTGGCCGCCACTGACCTTATTTTGGCACTATAGAGTTCAAGCCTGAAGAACAGAACACGGTACAAAAGAGAAGCCGCCTGCCTGGTTAGGGAAAGGCGGCTTCTCTTTTTGAGGGGTTGTAAGCGGCTATTGCTGCTCAGAGGGGGGAAGCTGGCTGGTAGCGGCCACGGGCGAGGCTACCTGCGTGGCAGGCTTGGCTTCTGAATACGCAGGGCATTTGGTCTTGCATGACGCCAACCCCGCTAAACCTACCACTGTCAATAGCAAAACTTTCTTCATGCTTTAGTGCAAAAAATGAATGGATGTATAAATGCTTGATGTGCGGGAAAAGCGCGTCCTAATACAAAGAAACGCAAGATTTTACTTTCTAGTATGCGGCTGAATCAGTATCTAAAAAAGTCAATAAAAAAGCCGGTTTCCTGAATACACAGGAAACCGGCCAAAAATTCCAGCTACAGAAAAAATCTACTGGTGGCTGATGGTGCTAGCGGTGCTGGCCATAATGGGAGACGAAACGCGGTTGGCAGATTTCGTGCTGCTATACGTAGGGCACTTGCTCTTATTGCAGCTAGCCAGGGCAAACGTGGCTACCGAGGCCAGCAGTAGGAATTTTTTCATAACGAAGAGACAGAAGTAGAAAAGTGGAGAAAACGAAGATATCAAAAGTACAGCTTCGCGGCGGCCGTACCAACAGCCGCCGCAGAATTCCCTACGAGGTATAGCCCAGTATGCGCATCATCGACTCGCCGCTTTGCTCCTCGGCAAAGACATAGTCGGTGAGGGTACCGTCCTCGGCGCGGTCCAGAATCACCATTTTGGGGGCCGGAATCAGGCAGTGCTTTACGCCGCCGTAGCCGGAAAGGCTTTCCTGGTAAGCCCCCGTGTGGAAGAAGCCCACATACAGCGGCTTTTGGTCTACGGGCTTGCGCTCGGGCAGGAATACCTGGTAAATGTGCTTTTCCGCGTTGTAGTAATCCTGGGAGTCGCAGGTGAGGCCGCCCAGCTGAATCTTCTTGTACTTCTTCTCCCAGCCATTCACGGCCAGCATAATAAAACGCTGGTTCAGGGCCCAGGTATCGGGCAGGTTCGTGATAAACGAGCCGTCAATCATGTACCACAGCTCCTTGTCGTTCTGCAGCTTCTCATCCAGAATGGAGTAAATAACCGCCCCGGACTCGCCTACGGTGAAAATGCCAAATTCCGTGAAGATATCCGGCTCCGGCACACCTTCTTCCTGACAGATGCGCTGCACCGTACGCAGCACCTCTTCAATCATATAAGGATAGTCGTACTCCGGCTGCACCGAGGTCTGGATGGGCAGGCCACCGCCAATATCAATGGTCGTCAGCGTGGGGCACACTTTGCGCAGCTCCGTGTACTTATGCACAAAGCGGCTCAACTCCGACCAGTAATAGGAGGTATCCTTGATGCCGGTGTTGATGAAGTAGTGCAGCATGGTGAGCTCAAAGCGCGGGTCGTCTTTGATTTTCTGCTCATACAGCGGAATGGCATCGGCGTAGCGAATACCCAGGCGCGAGGTGTAGAACTGGAAGCGCGGCTCCTCATCGGAGGCCAGGCGCATACCCACGTTGCACTTTTCGCGCACGTTATCGTGGTAGTAGTCGGCCTCGTTGGGCGAGTCCAGAATGGGCATGCAGTTCACAAAACCATCATTGATGAGGTTCGTGATTTCCCGCTTGTATTCTTCCGTCTTGAAGCCGTTGCAGATAATATAGGTGTCCTTCGAGACCTTGCCTTTCTTGTGCATGGCCCGGATGATGCTGATATCAAACCAGGAAGAGGTTTCGATGTGCACATCATTCTTCAGCGCCTCTTCTACTACAAAGCTGAAGTGCGAGGCCTTGGTGCAATAAGCATAGGAGTAGCGGCCTTTGTAGCCGGTTTTCTCAATGCCGTCCGCAAACCACTGCTTGGCGCGCTGAATCTGGCTGCTGATTTTGGGCAGATACGTGAGGCGCAGCGGGGTGCCGTGCTTCTCAATCAGGGCCATCAGGTCAATATCGTGGAAGCGCAGCTCGTTGCTTTCCACATGAAAATCGGGGGTAGGCCAGTCAAATGTCTGGCTGATGAGGTCTTGATAGGTATCCATTCAGGAACTTGGGTTTTTCTTGGATCAGGATAGTTTTCCGTGGTTGGTAAGCTGGAAAAGCGGGTGTTGTTTTCAAAATCAGCGCCAAAAGCAGGCTGAAGTGAAAATTGGACCGCGAAAAACCAAAACCGACAACGAAAATCCCGAACTTAGTGCTCGCAAAGATACCCCGCCCGCGGGGTTTTGGTTGTGCTTTGTTCGTTGGTTGCGCCGGAAGGTCCGGGTGCGTCAAGCCTGAGTGGCTCGCAGCTGCTCAATCGGCAAGCATTAAAACCACCTTTAACCTTTTTCCTGCCCATGTAATATGCGACGCATAAAGCTTCTGGAAGTACGCTCCGAACTCGGAGCCGGTACCCGTGGCGCCAGCCTGGGGGTAGATGCCCTCAAAGTGGCCTGCCTCAACAAAGGGTCCGATTACTTTCGCCGGTTCAACTCCGTGGCCATCCCGGATCTGAACCATGTGCTCTTCGACAAAAATCATTTTCCGAAGGCCAAGCACATTGATTCCATTTACACCGTGCAAAAAGGCATTGCCAACACGGTAGAGCAAACCCTGCGCTTTGGGGAGTTCCCCTTGGTACTGGCCGGCGACCATAGCAGCGCCGCCGCCACCATTGCGGGTATTAAAGCCGCTTACCCGCACAAAACGCTGGGCGTAGTTTGGGTTGATGCCCACGCCGACATTCACTCGCCCTACACCACGCCTTCCGGCAACATGCACGGCATGCCGCTGGCCATCAGCCTGGGCGACGACAACCTGGAGTGCCAGCGCAATGTCATTGAGCCGGAAACTGAGTTTTTCTGGAAGCGCCTCAAAGACCTGGGCGAGCCCGGCCCCAAAGTCACTGCCGAACACCTGGTGTATGTAGTAGTGCGCGATACGGAGCCGGAGGAAAACGCCATTATTGAGCGCCTGGGCATCAAAAACTACAAGCTGGACGAGGTAAAGGCCAAAGGCACCCGCCGCATAGCCCGCGAAATATATGAGCGCCTGCGCTTCTGCGACCTGGTGTACATCAGCTTCGATGTGGACTCCTTGGACTCCCGCTTCAGCAAAGGCACCGGCACGCCCGTAGTGGATGGCCTGAACGTGGAAGAAGCCATTAGCCTGTGCCGTGCCCTGCTGGAAAACGACCGGGTGGTGTGCTTTGAAATGGTGGAAATTAACCCCACCCTGGACTCC carries:
- a CDS encoding arginase; translation: MRRIKLLEVRSELGAGTRGASLGVDALKVACLNKGSDYFRRFNSVAIPDLNHVLFDKNHFPKAKHIDSIYTVQKGIANTVEQTLRFGEFPLVLAGDHSSAAATIAGIKAAYPHKTLGVVWVDAHADIHSPYTTPSGNMHGMPLAISLGDDNLECQRNVIEPETEFFWKRLKDLGEPGPKVTAEHLVYVVVRDTEPEENAIIERLGIKNYKLDEVKAKGTRRIAREIYERLRFCDLVYISFDVDSLDSRFSKGTGTPVVDGLNVEEAISLCRALLENDRVVCFEMVEINPTLDSENTMATNAFDILEAATDAIQNRLRMEEVTSR
- the hemG gene encoding protoporphyrinogen oxidase, whose protein sequence is MRIAILGGGITGLTTAYYLHRAGISFDLFEAGDDPGGTMRTRCEGPYLVELGPNSLLLSTELEELLQDLNLTAQIQEPAATSANRYVLRGGRYRKLPGSPQGLLLSGFFSLKARLAILQELFRPAGPVNPKETIAAFFRRRFNQEIVDYAVNPFVSGIYAGDPDQLLLQATFPRLAELEQQYGSVLRGLAKSGTGQRRRTISLRNGLHTLPDALASQLAGHLFLHQPVRELTRNGEGRFHVHTPSGAFSDRAYDRVVVALPTAATADILAGLFPSEAAAIRPVYYPTMCAVHTAYRRADVQHPLEGFGALHPKVEGAYAAGSIWSSSLFPDRCPADEVLFTTFVGGALSQEAAHEPETEMLLKVHQEMGRLYGIKAARPQWQRRFVWERAIPQFDERILPAREAAARLATFGVDVVSNWQAGVAVPDCIRYARQTAEKISAGKTR
- a CDS encoding decarboxylase, with translation MDTYQDLISQTFDWPTPDFHVESNELRFHDIDLMALIEKHGTPLRLTYLPKISSQIQRAKQWFADGIEKTGYKGRYSYAYCTKASHFSFVVEEALKNDVHIETSSWFDISIIRAMHKKGKVSKDTYIICNGFKTEEYKREITNLINDGFVNCMPILDSPNEADYYHDNVREKCNVGMRLASDEEPRFQFYTSRLGIRYADAIPLYEQKIKDDPRFELTMLHYFINTGIKDTSYYWSELSRFVHKYTELRKVCPTLTTIDIGGGLPIQTSVQPEYDYPYMIEEVLRTVQRICQEEGVPEPDIFTEFGIFTVGESGAVIYSILDEKLQNDKELWYMIDGSFITNLPDTWALNQRFIMLAVNGWEKKYKKIQLGGLTCDSQDYYNAEKHIYQVFLPERKPVDQKPLYVGFFHTGAYQESLSGYGGVKHCLIPAPKMVILDRAEDGTLTDYVFAEEQSGESMMRILGYTS
- a CDS encoding D-glycero-alpha-D-manno-heptose-1,7-bisphosphate 7-phosphatase; protein product: MNQMKTSPSTLNKAVFLDRDGVLNEEIGHYVWHPEEFVVLAGVPEALARLKAAGYYLVVVTNQAGIAKGLYTATDVHACHQKLQDACGNLIDAFYFASAHPSVSESLMRKPDSLMLEKAMARFKLDPDECWMVGDRLRDMEAGARVGVQGIMIGSTEQVEYTRSAPNLLAATDLILAL